The Daucus carota subsp. sativus chromosome 9, DH1 v3.0, whole genome shotgun sequence genome window below encodes:
- the LOC135149302 gene encoding uncharacterized protein LOC135149302: protein MEELDLDDEEDGLRVGDHSMKEVVKIMSEMPSDSDWTEMGESGTVGMYRKAVAVWGQMGIAIAGMVALSSNQLREEKAASDDKDVRITTLDTNLKLAKSSVDDLGEKLKAAETRVSEFETEIESLKRQLAERKEPTVVISEFKESEEYDRALADAGAAEILRCWTVAERHIKSDPEACFDSFCGLYVKAKEDLEKGLGEPEPFDGPAPSFLPKELDQDVGLDHLVVQD from the exons ATGGAGGAGTTGGACTTGGATGATGAGGAGGATGGTCTCCGGGTTGGGGACCATTCTATGAAAGAGGTGGTGAAGATCATGTCTGAGATGCCTTCGGATTCGGACTGGACTGAGATGGGGGAATCCGGAACGGTGGGAATGTACAGGAAAGCTGTTGCGGTTTGGGGTCAG ATGGGCATTGCAATTGCTGGGATGGTTGCCTTGAGCTCAAACCAACTGAGGGAGGAGAAGGCGGCTTCGGACGACAAGGATGTCCGGATCACAACTTTGGACACGAATCTGAAATTGGCCAAGTCCTCAGTTGACGATTTGGGAGAGAAGTTGAAGGCAGCTGAGACTCGGGTTTCCGAGTTTGAGACCGAGATCGAGAGTCTGAAGCGGCAGCTTGCTGAGAGGAAGGAGCCTACCGTGGTGATTTCTGAGTTCAAGGAGTCTGAGGAGTATGACCGTGCCTTGGCCGATGCTGGGGCGGCTGAGATTTTACGTTGTTGGACTGTTGCTGAGAGGCATATCAAGTCTGACCCAGAGGCATGCTTCGATAGCTTTTGTGGCTTATATGTCAAGGCTAAGGAGGACCTCGAAAAGGGTCTTGGGGAGCCGGAACCATTTGATGGGCCTGCTCCTAGCTTTCTTCCCAAGGAGTTGGACCAAGATGTCGGTCTGGATCATCTTGTCGTTCAGGATTAG